From the Gymnogyps californianus isolate 813 chromosome 2, ASM1813914v2, whole genome shotgun sequence genome, one window contains:
- the PRL gene encoding prolactin: protein MNNKGASLKGLLVVVLLVSNMLLTKEGVTSLPICPNGSVNCQVSLGELFDRAVKLSHYIHFLSSEIFNEFDERYAQGRGFITKAVNGCHTSSLTTPEDKEQAQQIHHEDLLNLVLGVLRSWNDPLIHLASEVQRIKEAPDTILWKAVEIEEQNKRLLEGMEKIVGRVHSGEIGNEIYSQWEGLPSLQLADEDSRLFAFYNLLHCLRRDSHKIDNYLKLLKCRLIHDSNC from the exons ATGAACAACAAGGGGGCTTCACTGAAAG GTTTGTTGGTGGTGGTCCTTCTGGTGTCCAACATGCTCCTCACAAAGGAAGGAGTGACATCCCTGCCAATCTGCCCCAATGGATCTGTCAATTGCCAAGTTTCCCTTGGGGAACTTTTTGACCGAGCAGTTAAACTTTCACACTACATCCACTTCCTCTCTTCGGAAATATTCAATGAATTT GATGAACGCTATGCTCAGGGCCGGGGTTTTATTACAAAAGCTGTTAATGGCTGCCACACTTCCTCCTTAACCACTCCTGAAGATAAGGAGCAAGCTCAGCAGATTCAT CATGAAGACCTACTGAATTTAGTATTGGGAGTGCTGCGCTCCTGGAACGATCCCCTGATCCATCTGGCCTCTGAAGTACAAAGAATCAAAGAAGCTCCAGACACCATCCTCTGGAAGGCTGTAGAGAttgaagaacaaaacaagcGGCTTCTAGAAGGAATGGAGAAAATAGTTGGGCGG GTTCATTCTGGTGAGATCGGAAATGAAATTTACTCTCAGTGGGAAGGCCTTCCATCCCTGCAACTCGCTGATGAGGACTCCAGGCTCTTTGCCTTTTACAACCTGCTGCATTGCCTCCGCCGAGATTCCCACAAAATTGACAACTATCTCAAGCTTCTGAAGTGCCGCCTAATCCACGATAGCAATTGTTAA